A single Terriglobales bacterium DNA region contains:
- a CDS encoding metal-dependent hydrolase, with translation MDPLTHLLTGACMSRAGLNRMTALATPTLVLAAEASDIDVVAYVRGSAVGFAHHRGITHTFVGVPLVAALVVGFVFICHWLKHRRDHSASSRPRWGLLFVFSCLAGLSHILLDYTTAYGVRPFEPFSYRWYAWDIVSIVEPVLLLILIAALVLPGLGSLISSEIGVRRKEPRGRLAAILALLAMAGTWAVRDYEHRRAMAAMQARNYEGAEPVRFSAFPYSVNPFKWMGVVETQNFFENMHVDSLTPDVDPDNNARIRYKPQETAVTLAAKKSYLGRVYLDWARYPITETEELAPPQKGYVVRFYDLRYMFPEREGSPLSAVVVLDENLNVVEQRMSARGERAGSARH, from the coding sequence TTGGATCCGCTCACCCACCTGCTGACCGGCGCCTGCATGAGTCGTGCCGGGCTGAATCGTATGACCGCGCTGGCGACACCAACTCTGGTGCTTGCTGCCGAAGCTTCGGACATTGATGTAGTCGCTTATGTTCGCGGGTCCGCGGTTGGATTCGCTCACCATCGCGGCATCACCCATACTTTTGTTGGTGTCCCGCTGGTGGCGGCGCTGGTGGTTGGTTTTGTTTTTATTTGCCACTGGTTAAAGCATCGCCGAGATCACTCAGCGAGCTCCCGGCCACGCTGGGGACTGCTTTTTGTGTTTTCGTGCCTGGCAGGCCTGAGCCATATTTTGCTGGATTACACCACAGCTTATGGAGTCCGGCCGTTCGAGCCTTTCAGCTACAGATGGTACGCCTGGGACATCGTCTCGATTGTCGAGCCGGTACTGCTGTTGATTTTGATCGCGGCCCTGGTTCTGCCTGGGTTGGGAAGTTTGATCAGCTCCGAGATTGGGGTTCGCCGCAAAGAACCTCGAGGGCGGCTGGCCGCGATTCTTGCATTGTTGGCGATGGCCGGAACCTGGGCAGTGCGTGATTACGAACATCGTCGGGCCATGGCAGCCATGCAGGCGCGGAACTACGAAGGTGCCGAGCCAGTGCGCTTCTCGGCTTTTCCCTACAGTGTCAATCCCTTCAAGTGGATGGGAGTGGTGGAAACCCAGAATTTTTTCGAGAACATGCACGTAGATTCCCTGACCCCTGACGTTGACCCTGACAACAACGCCCGCATTCGCTACAAACCCCAGGAAACGGCGGTCACCCTGGCGGCTAAGAAGTCCTATCTCGGCCGGGTTTATCTTGATTGGGCACGCTACCCCATTACCGAGACCGAGGAACTGGCGCCGCCGCAGAAAGGATACGTGGTTCGGTTCTACGACCTCCGGTACATGTTCCCTGAGCGCGAGGGCTCGCCGCTCAGCGCAGTGGTGGTGCTCGATGAGAACCTCAATGTGGTCGAGCAACGCATGAGCGCGCGCGGAGAACGCGCTGGTAGTGCCCGACACTGA
- a CDS encoding diacylglycerol kinase family protein, with translation MKKAALIYNPASGRQHGRRMAQIEAAARVLHNTGVETIIAASKGPGEAGAQAQQMIADGCDSILACGGDGTIHDVIQGMVYSQAAVGIIPLGTANALAHDLGVPRNPVAAARLALTAERRRVAVGKVTFNKTDSESQTRYFIVAAGVGVDAHLFYRIHSRLKQRMGMKAYYAEAFHLWFTHELSRFEVELTDPYGNTRRESVSQMLAVRITQFGGVLRKLAPGAALDRNDVQVLLFRTSSRVPYLLYLIKTLLRGDMPVPGVELVHTSRLTCRPLTSGNGATARIYAEADGELLGKLPVEITVVPRALTLLVPQSLAMERLQDKLLVSAAPPVGDAIS, from the coding sequence GTGAAGAAAGCTGCACTCATCTACAACCCGGCCTCGGGACGCCAGCACGGCCGCCGCATGGCCCAGATCGAAGCGGCGGCAAGGGTGCTGCACAACACTGGCGTAGAAACCATTATTGCCGCCAGCAAAGGTCCGGGTGAGGCTGGCGCACAGGCGCAACAAATGATCGCGGATGGTTGCGACTCCATACTTGCCTGCGGCGGCGACGGAACCATTCATGACGTTATCCAGGGAATGGTTTACAGCCAGGCAGCGGTGGGCATAATACCCCTTGGGACTGCCAACGCCTTGGCTCACGACTTGGGAGTGCCACGCAACCCAGTTGCGGCAGCTCGTCTCGCGCTTACCGCTGAACGCCGTCGCGTAGCCGTGGGAAAGGTTACTTTTAACAAGACCGACAGCGAGTCTCAGACTCGGTATTTCATCGTGGCTGCCGGAGTAGGAGTTGACGCCCACCTTTTCTATCGCATTCACTCCCGCCTGAAACAACGAATGGGGATGAAGGCGTATTACGCGGAAGCATTCCACCTGTGGTTTACCCACGAGTTGAGCCGGTTTGAGGTGGAATTGACGGATCCATACGGAAACACGCGCCGGGAGAGCGTGTCGCAAATGCTGGCAGTGCGGATTACTCAGTTCGGCGGCGTGTTGAGGAAACTCGCCCCCGGCGCGGCTTTGGATCGAAACGACGTCCAGGTCTTATTGTTCCGCACTTCCAGCCGAGTGCCCTATCTTCTTTATCTGATCAAGACTTTGCTCCGCGGCGACATGCCTGTACCCGGTGTGGAGCTGGTGCACACCAGTCGTTTGACCTGTCGGCCGCTAACCAGCGGCAACGGCGCCACCGCAAGAATCTATGCTGAAGCCGATGGCGAATTGCTGGGAAAATTGCCGGTGGAGATTACAGTTGTTCCTCGTGCATTGACGCTGCTTGTCCCGCAATCTCTGGCCATGGAGAGGCTTCAGGATAAATTGCTGGTGAGCGCGGCGCCGCCGGTGGGCGACGCAATATCCTGA
- a CDS encoding DUF6580 family putative transport protein, translating into MLAYIFVLFAAAFRFAPHPFAFTPVAASLLFFGSRMPRKQAWIPVLLLAVGDVLLTRFVYSYPFTSYHLASWVWYAAMVFLGGALKKNANALRVLSASLVAAVSFFLVSNFAVWATVPNMYPRTWGGLELAYIAGLPFFRNDLAGDVFFTALMFGIPALLHAGSSARESSPQGPIAGA; encoded by the coding sequence ATGCTGGCATATATCTTTGTGCTGTTCGCGGCCGCGTTTCGTTTCGCGCCCCATCCTTTTGCATTTACTCCCGTGGCGGCCTCGCTTTTATTTTTCGGCTCGCGAATGCCACGCAAACAGGCGTGGATCCCTGTTCTTTTGCTGGCGGTAGGCGACGTACTGCTCACCCGGTTTGTTTACAGCTATCCCTTCACTTCGTATCACCTTGCCAGTTGGGTGTGGTATGCCGCGATGGTTTTCTTGGGCGGCGCACTTAAGAAAAATGCGAACGCGCTGCGAGTCCTTAGCGCCTCGCTGGTGGCGGCGGTGTCATTTTTCCTGGTCAGCAATTTTGCGGTCTGGGCTACGGTGCCCAATATGTATCCCCGTACATGGGGTGGGCTCGAGCTGGCTTACATCGCTGGACTGCCGTTTTTCCGCAATGATTTAGCGGGAGACGTGTTCTTCACCGCACTGATGTTTGGGATTCCCGCATTGCTGCACGCCGGCTCGAGTGCTCGCGAGAGCAGCCCCCAAGGCCCCATCGCTGGTGCCTGA
- a CDS encoding HIT domain-containing protein — MDYLWTPWRYAYVTDAQKPTGCIFCEAIKQKNDRAALIVYRGTRCFIILNTFPYTSGHVMVVPNEHVDQLEKLTAPATHELIDLCQRMEQVLREVYHPDGLNLGMNVGRAAGAGVADHIHMHVLPRWVGDTNFMTTTAETRVLPEALDTTYQRLREKLQH; from the coding sequence ATGGATTATCTCTGGACTCCATGGCGTTACGCTTATGTTACTGATGCCCAAAAGCCAACAGGATGCATATTTTGCGAGGCCATTAAACAGAAAAATGACCGTGCAGCCCTGATTGTTTATCGAGGTACGCGTTGCTTCATTATCCTGAATACCTTCCCCTACACTTCCGGACACGTCATGGTTGTGCCCAATGAGCATGTGGACCAATTGGAAAAATTGACCGCGCCTGCCACTCACGAATTGATTGATCTCTGCCAGCGCATGGAGCAGGTTCTGCGAGAGGTTTACCATCCGGATGGATTGAATTTGGGAATGAATGTTGGGCGCGCTGCCGGGGCGGGTGTGGCCGACCACATACACATGCACGTCCTCCCCCGCTGGGTCGGGGACACGAATTTCATGACTACTACCGCAGAGACTCGGGTTTTACCCGAAGCGCTCGACACTACCTACCAGCGATTACGTGAGAAGCTGCAACATTAG
- the ligA gene encoding NAD-dependent DNA ligase LigA, translated as MASAAKLEHRIDELRDQIRYHEHRYYVLDDPEVSDAEFDRLMQELKRLEAEHPELITSDSPSQRVGGKPREGFVKVPHSSPMLSLDNAYNEQELRDWERRVHELSGRKDVDYVCELKLDGLSMAVRYAPDREERGKSNLALGITRGDGSIGEEVTLNLRALRSVPLSIPAATLKRAGLPPEFEVRGEVIMPTKSFERMNEERERQGLSKFANPRNAAAGAVRVLDPNITAQRRLDFYAYFVLVNGRPFFEHHAKALEALQEAGFKVNPNWRRAADIEKVWNFINAWEPKREALAYEIDGVVIKVDDTRLQRELGYTGKAPRWAIAYKYAARSGTTKIEDIITQVGRTGKLTPVAVLQPVSIGGTTVTRATLHNADEIERLGVKIGDWVSVERGGDVIPKVVRVLEDKPRGTKKFHMPERCPVCGGHVVRVEGEADHRCVNANCPAKLRETILHFASRGVMNIEGMGDALVNQLTERRLVKSVADIYRVTKQDLLSLERMGDKSAQNVLDEIEASRKLPLERVIYGLGIRFVGERTAEFLAEHFGSLDAIMKASMEELQEVNEVGPRVGQSIYDFFQEAKNRELVERLRSAKLNFTGKKKERGTALAGKTFVLTGTLANHTRDEAKKLIEDAGGRVSGSVSKKTDYVVAGSDAGSKLDKARELQVKVISEKEMLDLLEKS; from the coding sequence ATGGCAAGTGCCGCCAAACTAGAGCATAGGATCGACGAACTGCGCGACCAGATTCGCTATCACGAGCACCGGTATTACGTGCTCGACGATCCCGAAGTAAGCGACGCCGAGTTCGACCGACTGATGCAGGAGCTCAAGCGGCTGGAGGCTGAACACCCAGAGCTCATTACGTCGGATTCACCCAGTCAACGGGTCGGGGGAAAGCCGCGCGAGGGCTTTGTGAAGGTGCCGCACTCCTCCCCGATGTTGTCTCTGGATAACGCCTACAACGAGCAAGAACTACGCGACTGGGAACGGCGGGTGCACGAACTCAGCGGCCGGAAGGACGTGGATTACGTTTGCGAGCTCAAGCTCGACGGGCTATCCATGGCGGTACGCTACGCGCCCGACCGGGAAGAGCGCGGGAAATCGAACCTGGCGCTCGGCATCACCCGAGGTGACGGTTCTATCGGCGAAGAAGTGACTCTGAACCTCAGAGCGTTGCGTTCGGTACCCCTCTCCATTCCGGCGGCAACCCTGAAAAGAGCTGGCCTGCCACCCGAATTTGAGGTGCGCGGCGAAGTGATTATGCCTACAAAGTCCTTCGAGCGGATGAATGAGGAGCGCGAACGCCAGGGGCTCTCCAAATTCGCCAATCCACGGAATGCCGCGGCCGGGGCGGTGCGCGTGCTCGATCCGAACATTACCGCGCAACGCCGCCTGGATTTTTATGCCTATTTTGTTCTGGTAAACGGCCGGCCATTTTTCGAGCACCACGCCAAAGCACTCGAAGCCCTGCAGGAAGCGGGTTTCAAGGTCAATCCCAATTGGCGCAGGGCTGCCGACATTGAAAAGGTCTGGAACTTTATCAATGCCTGGGAGCCGAAGCGCGAAGCGCTCGCCTACGAGATTGACGGAGTAGTCATCAAAGTTGATGACACCCGTCTGCAGCGAGAGCTGGGGTACACAGGAAAAGCCCCGCGTTGGGCGATCGCTTACAAGTATGCTGCGCGCTCGGGCACGACAAAAATCGAAGACATCATCACACAAGTGGGTCGGACCGGCAAACTCACACCGGTGGCGGTCCTTCAGCCGGTCTCCATCGGCGGCACCACTGTCACTCGCGCAACGTTACACAATGCCGACGAAATCGAGCGGCTCGGAGTCAAGATCGGCGACTGGGTTTCCGTGGAGCGCGGCGGGGACGTAATCCCCAAGGTGGTACGCGTTCTCGAAGATAAGCCTCGCGGCACAAAGAAATTTCACATGCCCGAGCGCTGCCCGGTCTGTGGCGGTCACGTGGTGCGGGTTGAGGGCGAGGCTGACCACCGCTGTGTGAATGCTAATTGCCCGGCAAAGCTGCGGGAGACGATTTTGCATTTTGCCTCGCGTGGCGTGATGAACATTGAAGGCATGGGGGACGCTCTGGTGAATCAGCTCACGGAGCGCCGTCTGGTTAAGAGTGTTGCGGATATTTACCGTGTCACCAAGCAGGACCTGCTTAGCCTGGAGCGGATGGGTGATAAATCCGCGCAAAATGTTCTGGATGAAATCGAAGCTTCCCGTAAACTGCCGCTCGAGCGGGTGATCTATGGTCTGGGAATACGCTTTGTGGGTGAGCGCACGGCCGAGTTCCTGGCTGAACATTTCGGGTCGCTGGATGCCATCATGAAGGCGAGTATGGAGGAGTTGCAGGAAGTAAATGAAGTTGGGCCGCGCGTCGGACAGAGCATCTACGACTTTTTCCAAGAAGCAAAAAATCGCGAGCTGGTTGAGAGGCTGCGTTCGGCCAAGCTGAATTTCACTGGTAAGAAGAAAGAGCGCGGCACCGCGTTGGCGGGCAAGACGTTTGTTCTCACCGGGACTCTGGCGAACCACACTCGCGATGAAGCCAAGAAGCTCATCGAAGACGCCGGGGGTCGAGTATCGGGATCGGTCAGCAAGAAAACCGACTATGTCGTCGCCGGTAGCGACGCCGGTTCCAAGCTGGATAAGGCGCGTGAGCTGCAGGTCAAAGTGATAAGCGAAAAAGAAATGTTGGACCTGCTGGAAAAGAGTTAG
- a CDS encoding PRC-barrel domain-containing protein, whose product MAHYGTLGSHRFSEDVDDIRGTTVRGLEDEKIGTIDDVIFDHGTGEIRYVVIDSGGWLKSRRFLIMASRIFASPERPDELQVGVTKQQIEDLPPYDDKLLRSEEDWKKYEEDYKKAWHDGPVQHRHGSDRNITPTDDELEPAGASGQTSSGGSTVTAADLYPDRITDKFSDPTPSGGKVTLRPGGIASRAEDASKGVALLRPRLDDFAAHLRRNRVDVQAKCPQCETASEKQRDVA is encoded by the coding sequence ATGGCCCATTACGGCACGTTAGGTAGCCATCGTTTTTCCGAAGATGTTGACGACATTCGCGGTACAACCGTACGCGGCTTGGAAGATGAGAAGATTGGAACGATAGATGACGTGATTTTCGATCACGGCACGGGAGAGATCAGATATGTCGTAATTGACAGCGGCGGATGGCTGAAGAGTCGTAGGTTCCTGATTATGGCCAGCCGCATCTTTGCCAGTCCAGAGCGGCCAGATGAGTTGCAGGTGGGAGTGACCAAACAGCAGATCGAAGATCTGCCACCCTATGATGACAAGTTGCTGCGATCAGAGGAAGACTGGAAGAAATACGAGGAAGACTACAAAAAAGCCTGGCATGATGGGCCGGTGCAGCACCGCCACGGTTCTGACCGTAACATTACTCCCACGGACGACGAACTCGAGCCTGCCGGTGCTTCCGGACAAACGTCGAGTGGCGGGAGCACGGTAACGGCAGCCGATCTTTATCCCGATCGCATAACCGACAAATTCTCGGATCCAACGCCAAGTGGGGGGAAGGTCACGCTGAGGCCTGGAGGAATAGCGAGCCGGGCGGAAGACGCGTCCAAGGGTGTGGCGCTGCTCAGACCACGACTGGACGATTTTGCGGCTCATCTGCGGCGTAATCGAGTTGACGTCCAGGCTAAATGCCCGCAATGCGAAACCGCATCAGAGAAACAGCGCGACGTTGCTTAG
- a CDS encoding HU family DNA-binding protein: MASGMTKTQLVRHLAEKLETNNKQAAAFLEHLADTAIKETKKAGIFVIPGLGRLVKANRKARMGRNPQTGEPIKIPAKTVVKFRVAKATKDAIAPKK, encoded by the coding sequence ATGGCGTCAGGCATGACTAAGACCCAACTCGTCCGCCACTTGGCCGAGAAGCTGGAGACCAACAATAAACAGGCGGCGGCATTCCTAGAGCATCTCGCCGATACTGCTATTAAAGAGACCAAGAAGGCCGGGATTTTTGTGATCCCCGGGCTGGGCCGCTTGGTAAAAGCCAACCGCAAGGCACGCATGGGCCGCAACCCTCAGACCGGCGAGCCAATCAAGATCCCTGCCAAGACGGTGGTAAAGTTCCGTGTCGCCAAGGCGACGAAGGACGCCATCGCCCCCAAGAAGTAG
- a CDS encoding VWA domain-containing protein — translation MACALTSVIAIVALCLCFPSAFASQGGSQPISSDKFNAPVTILISVCDKNGNPISSLTNQSLTVFDAGKRVTSRLEIQPANDYPLLFALVLDLSGSIRVRVPFIQTAATNLFDVLDSGDNRGFLVVFNDTVIFSKDFVSKVELSAVLQNIEPRKRTALYEAIYKSSERLSQLAKQKFPNRRTRRIIFVLTDGEDNASHLALDQAIGEAVREGVTIVPIGMLSGPGLKLPFILNKLAWMTGGKALFPDSPGEVGDQVLKVIKSEYFLTFTPVASKRVGQFYHLRIKSADSKPVRIAAPEAYYTPRN, via the coding sequence ATGGCATGTGCATTAACAAGTGTGATCGCCATAGTTGCGCTTTGTCTGTGCTTCCCAAGCGCGTTTGCGTCCCAGGGCGGCAGTCAACCTATTTCGTCAGACAAATTTAATGCCCCTGTAACGATACTGATTTCAGTGTGTGACAAGAACGGCAATCCTATTTCAAGCTTGACCAATCAATCGTTGACGGTCTTTGATGCAGGAAAGCGTGTCACTTCTCGCCTAGAGATACAGCCGGCGAATGATTATCCGCTCCTATTCGCATTGGTCCTTGACCTTAGCGGTTCAATCCGTGTCAGGGTTCCGTTTATACAAACGGCTGCGACAAACCTCTTTGATGTTTTAGATTCCGGCGACAATAGGGGCTTCTTGGTCGTCTTTAATGACACGGTGATATTCAGCAAGGACTTCGTTTCCAAGGTGGAGCTTTCAGCCGTGTTGCAGAACATTGAGCCACGGAAGAGGACCGCGCTTTACGAGGCGATATACAAGTCATCTGAACGGCTATCGCAGCTTGCGAAACAGAAATTCCCGAACCGCAGGACACGGCGAATCATATTTGTTCTAACAGATGGCGAAGATAATGCGAGCCATCTGGCCCTGGATCAAGCGATAGGCGAAGCGGTGCGCGAAGGTGTAACCATTGTTCCCATTGGAATGCTCTCAGGCCCAGGTCTCAAGCTGCCGTTCATCTTGAACAAACTAGCATGGATGACCGGCGGTAAGGCTCTATTCCCCGACTCTCCAGGTGAAGTCGGTGATCAGGTTTTGAAGGTCATCAAATCAGAGTACTTCTTGACCTTTACTCCGGTTGCCTCAAAGAGAGTTGGCCAGTTTTACCATCTCCGCATCAAGTCGGCTGATTCAAAACCGGTTCGAATCGCTGCTCCAGAAGCGTATTACACTCCACGAAATTGA